In Hamadaea flava, a genomic segment contains:
- a CDS encoding TRM11 family SAM-dependent methyltransferase yields the protein MTEDFPVTSVWLTCQQPSRDQRRGRYVPESSSHPGKMLPNLAAHAIRTYTAPGDLVFDPMCGSGTTLVEAMHLGRDGIGIDIEPRFTALAEANVALAASQGAAGSGRVITGDATKLLDLVPASAVGKAGLVLTSPPYGRGTHGLVRATSTGVRKRDHLYGDRESGNLAYAGWSRLLDGFAEILAASYQLLRPGGTVVITCRPVRRQRDDFVDLPGELLAVAQSVGLVPVERCAAMLAAVRDGQIVHRASMFGLMAVRRARAEGVPVHLVAHEDVWVLRRP from the coding sequence ATGACCGAGGACTTCCCGGTCACGTCGGTGTGGCTGACCTGCCAGCAGCCCTCCCGCGACCAGCGGCGAGGCCGCTACGTGCCGGAGAGCAGCAGCCACCCGGGCAAGATGCTGCCCAACCTGGCTGCGCACGCGATCCGCACCTACACCGCGCCGGGAGACCTGGTGTTCGACCCGATGTGCGGGTCGGGCACCACCCTCGTGGAGGCCATGCACCTGGGGCGCGACGGGATCGGGATCGACATCGAGCCCCGCTTCACCGCCCTGGCCGAGGCGAACGTGGCGTTGGCTGCGTCGCAGGGCGCGGCCGGCAGCGGACGAGTCATCACCGGCGACGCCACCAAGTTGCTCGATCTGGTCCCGGCGTCCGCGGTCGGCAAAGCGGGACTCGTGCTCACCTCCCCGCCCTACGGCAGGGGGACACACGGTCTGGTGCGGGCGACCAGTACCGGGGTACGCAAGCGGGACCACCTCTATGGGGACCGCGAGTCGGGCAACCTCGCCTATGCGGGATGGTCCCGCCTCCTCGACGGATTCGCCGAAATCCTGGCCGCCAGCTACCAACTGCTGCGTCCCGGCGGGACCGTGGTCATCACCTGCCGACCGGTACGCCGCCAGCGGGACGACTTCGTCGACCTGCCCGGCGAGCTGCTCGCCGTCGCCCAGTCGGTCGGGCTGGTCCCGGTAGAGCGGTGCGCGGCGATGCTCGCCGCCGTCCGTGACGGGCAGATCGTGCACCGGGCCAGCATGTTTGGCCTGATGGCGGTACGTCGCGCCCGCGCCGAAGGCGTCCCCGTGCACCTCGTAGCACACGAGGACGTGTGGGTGCTCCGCCGCCCGTGA
- a CDS encoding GGDEF domain-containing protein, whose amino-acid sequence MFTTLLVIASIYTAVTFLAGAIIGSALASLGAWRIVGRMRAELADAAWQLAHDPLTGLYNRNGLRTAHAAFAAAHPGQPVVAVLIDLDRFKEINDDHGHSTGDEVLIEVADRLTPIAAFYGGDIARHAGDEYAALFPVRQHGISQLADDLLSAIAAPIEVQADTGPVVVALTASIGIAVVDSTDPFEEVALHRADTAMYHAKRGGRNQHVLYTPGMTMPPSEARRGLRLRDLHQQRGVTA is encoded by the coding sequence GTGTTCACCACGCTCTTGGTGATCGCCAGCATCTACACGGCGGTCACCTTCCTCGCCGGAGCCATCATCGGCTCCGCGCTCGCGTCACTCGGTGCCTGGCGCATCGTCGGCCGGATGCGCGCCGAGTTGGCTGACGCCGCCTGGCAGCTGGCCCACGACCCGCTGACCGGCCTCTACAACCGGAACGGCCTGCGTACCGCCCACGCCGCCTTCGCCGCCGCCCACCCCGGGCAGCCGGTCGTGGCCGTCCTGATCGACCTGGACAGGTTCAAGGAGATCAACGACGATCACGGGCACAGCACCGGCGACGAGGTGCTGATCGAGGTCGCCGACCGGCTCACGCCCATCGCCGCCTTCTACGGCGGCGACATCGCCCGGCACGCGGGCGACGAGTACGCCGCCCTGTTCCCCGTCCGCCAGCACGGCATCTCCCAGCTCGCCGACGACCTGCTGTCGGCCATAGCCGCGCCGATCGAAGTCCAGGCCGACACCGGCCCCGTCGTCGTCGCCCTCACCGCCAGCATCGGCATCGCCGTGGTCGACAGCACGGACCCGTTCGAGGAGGTCGCGCTGCACCGCGCCGACACCGCCATGTACCACGCCAAGCGCGGCGGCCGGAACCAGCACGTGCTCTACACCCCGGGCATGACCATGCCGCCTAGCGAGGCCCGTCGCGGGCTGCGACTGCGCGACCTCCACCAGCAGCGGGGGGTGACCGCGTGA
- a CDS encoding NAD-dependent epimerase/dehydratase family protein: MRLLVLGGTLFLGRAVVEAALGRGWSVTTFNRGQSGEDVPGVRVLRGNRLEPSDLHRAVEAGPWDAVIDMAAYVPKQVLALSRSLATVSRRYALISTVSVYEGWPAEPLSEASPVLDCPPDADEDFGPPDVEDGPTRYGRLKAGCERAVLASFGRDRTLIIRPGVVLGPHEYVGRLPWWLRRVAAGGRVVAPGAPDRTIQPVDVRDTAEFVLNTLADDRMGMFNVAGPTNRDTFADLLDACKRATASDAEFVWFPDDVLLRRGVRQWSELPLWRTHPGVWCVDASAAFAVGLRSRPLAETVAATWAWMQTAPTLLNERSAEIGLTRQHEAEILASVDYH, encoded by the coding sequence ATGCGGTTGCTAGTTCTGGGCGGCACCCTCTTCCTGGGCCGCGCCGTGGTTGAAGCGGCGCTCGGGCGTGGCTGGTCGGTTACAACGTTCAATCGTGGCCAGTCCGGCGAGGATGTCCCCGGCGTGAGAGTGCTGCGCGGGAATCGCCTGGAGCCCTCCGACCTGCACCGTGCCGTCGAAGCCGGACCCTGGGATGCGGTCATTGACATGGCGGCCTACGTACCGAAGCAGGTTCTTGCCCTCTCGCGATCCCTGGCTACGGTGAGCCGACGCTACGCCTTGATCTCCACCGTAAGCGTGTACGAGGGTTGGCCGGCGGAACCCTTGAGCGAAGCTTCGCCAGTGCTCGACTGCCCACCGGACGCGGATGAGGACTTCGGTCCACCCGATGTCGAGGATGGTCCAACCCGCTACGGCCGCCTCAAGGCAGGCTGCGAGCGTGCCGTCCTTGCCTCGTTCGGCCGTGACCGAACCCTGATCATTCGTCCTGGGGTGGTACTGGGGCCGCACGAATACGTGGGACGGCTCCCCTGGTGGTTGCGCCGCGTGGCGGCGGGCGGCCGAGTCGTCGCACCGGGAGCGCCCGACCGCACGATCCAACCCGTTGACGTACGCGACACCGCCGAGTTCGTTCTGAACACGCTCGCCGACGACCGCATGGGCATGTTCAACGTAGCCGGACCGACGAATCGGGACACCTTCGCGGACCTCCTGGACGCTTGTAAGCGCGCCACCGCCTCGGATGCGGAGTTCGTCTGGTTCCCCGACGACGTTCTTCTCCGTCGAGGCGTCCGTCAATGGTCTGAATTACCTCTATGGCGGACTCATCCCGGAGTTTGGTGCGTGGATGCCAGCGCAGCCTTTGCAGTCGGCCTGCGAAGTCGACCTCTCGCCGAAACCGTCGCGGCAACGTGGGCGTGGATGCAGACCGCGCCCACGTTGCTGAACGAGCGATCAGCGGAGATCGGCCTCACACGGCAGCATGAAGCCGAGATCCTCGCCTCAGTCGATTACCACTGA
- a CDS encoding flavoprotein, with the protein MTSHHLLLVPCGAAPAADIGVLISIAQGAGWSASVTATPSAVPFLDVSKVEELTGAAPRSGFEQAADPGKTRTVRKADAIIIAPATYNTVNKLAAGVADNYALTVVAELVGLGLPTVLVPFVNTALARRAPYRNALRALEAEGVYVLGANDQWEPHEPGTGSKRQQQFPWQLAFDVAATHANGTEVRNP; encoded by the coding sequence ATGACCAGCCACCATCTGCTCTTGGTCCCTTGCGGCGCTGCACCTGCTGCCGACATCGGCGTGCTCATCAGCATCGCACAGGGGGCGGGCTGGTCTGCCTCAGTAACGGCGACGCCCAGCGCCGTTCCGTTCCTAGACGTCAGCAAGGTCGAGGAACTGACCGGCGCCGCGCCGAGGAGTGGCTTCGAACAGGCCGCCGATCCCGGCAAGACGCGGACGGTGCGTAAGGCAGACGCGATCATCATTGCTCCGGCTACGTACAACACGGTGAACAAGCTGGCTGCCGGAGTCGCTGACAACTATGCCTTGACGGTCGTCGCCGAACTTGTGGGCTTGGGCCTGCCGACCGTCCTCGTCCCATTCGTCAACACGGCTCTGGCGCGACGCGCGCCGTACCGAAATGCGCTACGAGCGCTCGAGGCTGAGGGCGTTTACGTTCTCGGCGCAAACGATCAATGGGAGCCACACGAACCAGGGACAGGCAGCAAGCGCCAGCAGCAGTTCCCGTGGCAACTGGCATTCGACGTCGCAGCAACACACGCCAACGGCACTGAGGTACGGAACCCATGA
- a CDS encoding DUF397 domain-containing protein yields MDERQFGPWRKSTRSGGADNCVEVATSTDRQIGVRDSKNPDGGILVFTPGEWSAFVEGVRDGEFDL; encoded by the coding sequence ATGGATGAACGGCAGTTCGGTCCCTGGCGCAAGTCCACCCGCAGCGGTGGCGCCGACAACTGCGTCGAAGTCGCTACCAGCACTGATCGGCAGATCGGTGTCCGCGACTCGAAGAACCCCGACGGCGGCATCCTGGTCTTCACTCCAGGTGAATGGTCGGCGTTCGTGGAAGGGGTACGGGACGGCGAATTCGACCTGTAA
- a CDS encoding helix-turn-helix domain-containing protein → MISPLVRRRRLAAELIRLRDERGYSSARVATEIGVSRQRISELENGRVVPNLELVAKVLRLFMVGEHRAEQLMTIARDAQERGWWATFAAEMGTRQALYADLEAGASEIHEYQMVYLPGLLQIQPYTEARILTDRPDGATYSLARALEARAGRQLVLERPDGPTYEVIIDELAVRRYAAPAPVIAQQLDHLVMVGHERPTITIRVLPLAVEIRQHAVPRSAFFTYRYPDPQDPVVAAVDTVTDDLVLTDETDVNRYLDLYARLQEAAMSPGDSLDYLAATAEEIRRTIHNG, encoded by the coding sequence GTGATCAGCCCGCTCGTGCGCCGCCGAAGGCTCGCCGCCGAGCTGATCCGGCTACGCGACGAACGCGGATACTCATCCGCTCGCGTCGCCACCGAGATAGGCGTCTCGCGTCAGCGCATCTCGGAGCTCGAAAACGGCCGCGTCGTTCCCAACCTCGAACTGGTCGCGAAGGTCCTTCGACTGTTCATGGTGGGCGAGCACCGGGCAGAGCAGCTCATGACGATCGCCCGCGACGCTCAGGAACGCGGATGGTGGGCCACCTTCGCGGCCGAAATGGGAACCCGCCAAGCGCTCTACGCCGACCTCGAAGCTGGCGCGAGCGAGATCCACGAGTACCAGATGGTGTACCTACCGGGCCTGCTCCAAATACAGCCGTACACCGAGGCGCGCATTCTGACGGACCGCCCGGACGGGGCGACCTACAGCCTCGCCCGAGCACTCGAAGCCCGCGCCGGCCGCCAACTCGTGCTGGAGCGACCCGATGGCCCCACCTACGAGGTCATCATTGACGAACTTGCGGTACGCCGGTACGCAGCCCCCGCACCGGTGATCGCCCAACAGCTCGACCACCTGGTGATGGTCGGACACGAGCGCCCGACCATCACCATCAGGGTCCTGCCGCTCGCTGTCGAGATCCGTCAACACGCCGTACCGCGATCGGCGTTCTTCACCTACCGGTACCCGGACCCGCAAGACCCTGTGGTAGCCGCCGTGGACACGGTGACCGATGACCTCGTACTGACCGACGAGACGGACGTCAACCGCTACCTCGACCTGTACGCCCGGTTGCAGGAGGCAGCCATGTCGCCCGGCGACAGCCTCGACTACCTCGCCGCAACGGCCGAGGAGATCAGGAGAACGATTCACAATGGATGA
- a CDS encoding GOLPH3/VPS74 family protein → MMLGDDFFRLAHDDGTGRPRLHAKALNVGCAAALLAELISTRHIEVDDTGVLIKNRQPPEDSLMHVVLDHLVKEEGRRHSVSTWLTFFSKDAVTQIAERLLRGGHVEMTPVRKLGRQTGLLYIPVDRNEAARPWAVLSQLLRRHEPLAYHELALAGLTVATGLERWLLMDAPLKTFEFLHSQVANLWPPMTCLLRYTHEVIGEAVLAHRHK, encoded by the coding sequence ATGATGCTCGGCGATGACTTCTTCCGGCTTGCCCACGACGACGGGACCGGCAGGCCCCGCCTACATGCCAAAGCCCTCAATGTCGGCTGCGCTGCCGCGCTGCTCGCCGAGCTGATCAGCACGCGCCACATCGAGGTCGACGACACCGGCGTGCTGATCAAGAATCGGCAGCCGCCCGAGGACTCGCTGATGCATGTCGTCCTCGACCACCTCGTCAAAGAGGAAGGGCGCCGGCACAGCGTCAGCACGTGGTTGACCTTCTTCAGCAAGGACGCCGTCACCCAGATCGCCGAAAGGCTCCTGCGGGGTGGCCACGTCGAGATGACTCCGGTCCGCAAGCTGGGCCGCCAGACCGGGCTGCTCTACATACCGGTGGACCGCAACGAGGCCGCGCGCCCGTGGGCGGTGCTGTCGCAGCTGCTGCGACGCCACGAACCGCTGGCCTACCACGAACTCGCGCTCGCCGGGCTGACCGTCGCGACGGGCCTGGAGCGCTGGCTGCTGATGGACGCCCCCTTGAAGACGTTCGAGTTCCTGCATAGCCAGGTTGCGAACCTCTGGCCACCGATGACCTGCCTGCTGCGGTACACGCACGAGGTCATCGGGGAGGCGGTGCTCGCGCACCGCCACAAGTAA
- a CDS encoding APC family permease, producing the protein MPFARTPATASNVANALARSRLGTPAVVVFVMAAAAPLTVTAGGATSGFAITGSKGIPVAYLAVAVILALFAVGYVAMSRHVVNAGSFYSYVSRGLGKPAGVGAAFVAVLAYNAMQIGLYGGFGAVLSGWLHDRFGISIAWWLCALIGWAVVAVLGVLRIDLNGHVLAVMLAAEVVVAGLFAIVMVWHPAGGNVSFSTLSPSYLIAPGIGAALVTAVTGFVGFEATTVFSEETRDPRRTVARATYIAVAITGLLYAGSAWALTVASGPDKIVPDAQQYSTELIFKLVQPHLGQFFVDLGHMLFVTSLFAALLSFHHTVGRYLYSLGREKVLPSFLGRTSRRTGAPWWGSATQSLLALAVLIGYAIAGADPIVHLFFWVTVSGGLGVLILMTLTSAAVIGFFGRDRLGENAWRRIVAPVLATIALGWVLYLTIDQFDVLLGVTPDSPLRWLFPASFAVAALAGLVWAGLLKAWSPAVYEAIGMGVKASSANPFAPAAPLAEARRS; encoded by the coding sequence ATGCCCTTCGCTAGAACCCCGGCCACGGCGAGCAACGTGGCCAACGCCCTGGCCCGCAGCCGACTGGGCACCCCCGCTGTCGTGGTGTTCGTGATGGCCGCCGCCGCGCCGCTGACGGTGACCGCCGGAGGTGCGACCAGCGGATTCGCGATCACGGGCAGCAAGGGCATCCCGGTGGCGTACCTGGCCGTCGCGGTCATCCTGGCCCTGTTCGCGGTCGGCTACGTCGCGATGTCGCGCCACGTCGTCAACGCCGGAAGTTTCTACAGCTACGTCAGCCGGGGCCTGGGCAAACCGGCAGGCGTCGGCGCGGCGTTCGTCGCCGTGCTGGCGTACAACGCGATGCAGATCGGCTTGTACGGCGGCTTCGGTGCGGTGCTGTCCGGGTGGCTGCACGACCGGTTCGGCATCTCGATCGCCTGGTGGCTGTGCGCGCTCATCGGCTGGGCGGTCGTGGCCGTCCTGGGAGTCCTGCGCATCGACCTCAACGGACACGTCCTGGCCGTCATGCTCGCAGCCGAGGTCGTCGTCGCGGGCCTGTTCGCGATCGTCATGGTCTGGCATCCGGCCGGGGGCAACGTCAGCTTCTCCACCCTGTCGCCCAGCTACCTCATCGCCCCGGGCATCGGCGCGGCCTTGGTGACCGCGGTGACCGGCTTCGTCGGTTTCGAGGCCACCACGGTCTTCTCCGAAGAGACCCGCGACCCCCGGCGCACGGTGGCCCGCGCGACCTACATCGCGGTCGCCATCACCGGCCTGCTCTACGCAGGTTCGGCGTGGGCGCTGACGGTCGCCTCCGGACCGGACAAGATCGTGCCGGACGCCCAGCAGTACAGCACGGAGCTGATCTTCAAGCTGGTGCAGCCGCACCTCGGGCAGTTCTTCGTCGACCTGGGCCACATGCTGTTCGTGACCTCCCTGTTCGCCGCGCTGCTGAGCTTCCACCACACGGTCGGCCGGTACCTGTACAGCCTGGGCCGCGAGAAGGTCCTGCCGAGCTTCCTGGGCCGGACCAGCCGCAGAACCGGCGCACCGTGGTGGGGCTCGGCCACCCAGAGTCTCCTGGCGCTGGCGGTGCTGATCGGCTACGCCATCGCGGGCGCGGACCCGATCGTGCACCTGTTCTTCTGGGTCACGGTGTCGGGCGGGCTCGGCGTCCTGATCCTGATGACCCTGACCTCGGCCGCCGTGATCGGGTTCTTCGGCCGCGACCGGCTCGGCGAGAACGCATGGCGCAGGATCGTCGCCCCCGTCCTGGCGACCATCGCCCTGGGCTGGGTCCTCTACCTCACCATCGACCAGTTCGACGTGCTCCTCGGCGTCACGCCCGACTCGCCGCTGCGCTGGCTGTTCCCGGCCTCGTTCGCGGTCGCCGCCCTCGCGGGCCTGGTCTGGGCCGGGCTGCTCAAGGCGTGGAGCCCGGCCGTGTACGAGGCGATCGGCATGGGAGTGAAAGCCAGCTCGGCAAACCCGTTCGCGCCGGCCGCGCCTCTGGCCGAGGCGAGGCGGTCATGA
- a CDS encoding GNAT family N-acetyltransferase, whose translation MTGTRNLTIRRAEPADAQRLTGLLADAFLISPVGDWLIPDIDVRRRVYLRYFDIFVQHGLTHGLVDVTTDLSGVAIWLPRDHATAGPDNYDEQLAEATGWWVEQFRVLDETFDKQHPHEVFHHHLLFLGVLPSEQSRGIGSALLAHHHAHLDAEGIPAYLEASMPRNRDLYLRHAYTARNPFYLPDDGPPLWPMWREPQVTEPSPREDDVQS comes from the coding sequence ATGACCGGTACGCGCAACCTCACCATCCGCCGCGCCGAGCCTGCCGACGCGCAACGTCTGACCGGGCTGCTCGCCGACGCGTTCCTGATCTCCCCGGTCGGCGACTGGCTCATCCCGGATATCGACGTACGCCGCCGCGTCTACCTGCGCTACTTCGACATCTTCGTTCAGCACGGCCTGACGCACGGCCTCGTGGACGTAACCACGGACCTCAGCGGCGTGGCCATCTGGCTTCCTCGCGACCACGCAACCGCTGGCCCGGACAACTATGACGAGCAGCTCGCCGAGGCCACCGGATGGTGGGTCGAGCAGTTCCGCGTGCTGGACGAGACCTTCGACAAGCAGCACCCGCACGAGGTGTTCCACCACCACCTGCTGTTCCTGGGCGTCCTGCCCAGCGAGCAGTCACGCGGCATCGGGTCGGCGCTGCTGGCCCACCACCACGCCCACCTCGACGCCGAAGGCATCCCGGCGTACCTGGAAGCCAGCATGCCCCGCAACCGCGACCTGTACCTGCGCCACGCCTACACGGCGAGGAACCCCTTCTACCTGCCCGATGACGGCCCGCCCCTATGGCCGATGTGGCGCGAACCGCAGGTCACCGAGCCATCGCCGCGAGAGGACGACGTCCAGTCATGA
- a CDS encoding 3'-5' exonuclease: MTMRIGHADSIGKRRGTPAAHAKYGRLAPVGSPLWHAADIVALDLEGSGAQDHAAEAILEVAAVPLLNGQPDLDRAFTSLVNPGRPIPPRSWLAPGLTDGVLATAPAFDSIAPTLAELIDGKWVLGHNVQVDWRLLSGHLPGLRPAGLLDTLQLARTMAFPDRKLSTLVDSLRLREAMHAAAGSSQPHRAYWDSVAAAYLLPKLIYRLWPKRPPTFESLRLMAGVPLPAEPVDQPGLFD; the protein is encoded by the coding sequence ATGACGATGCGGATCGGGCACGCCGACAGCATCGGCAAGCGGCGCGGGACACCGGCGGCACACGCGAAGTACGGAAGACTGGCCCCGGTGGGTTCCCCGCTGTGGCACGCCGCCGACATCGTCGCCCTCGACCTGGAGGGCAGCGGCGCACAGGACCATGCCGCCGAGGCGATCTTGGAAGTCGCCGCAGTCCCGCTGCTCAACGGCCAGCCCGACCTCGATCGCGCGTTCACCTCGCTGGTCAACCCCGGACGGCCGATACCGCCGCGATCATGGCTGGCACCCGGCCTGACGGACGGAGTCCTCGCGACCGCCCCGGCGTTCGACAGCATCGCGCCCACCCTTGCTGAATTGATCGACGGGAAATGGGTGCTGGGGCACAACGTGCAGGTGGACTGGCGACTGCTGAGCGGGCACCTTCCCGGGCTCCGCCCGGCTGGCCTGCTCGACACGCTGCAGCTTGCGCGGACCATGGCGTTCCCCGACCGCAAGCTGTCGACCCTGGTGGACAGCTTGCGCCTGCGGGAGGCGATGCACGCCGCCGCCGGAAGCAGCCAACCGCATCGCGCGTACTGGGACAGCGTCGCCGCCGCCTACCTGCTGCCGAAGCTGATCTACCGGCTGTGGCCGAAGAGACCGCCGACTTTCGAGAGCCTTCGGCTGATGGCCGGCGTGCCGCTTCCGGCCGAGCCAGTCGATCAGCCGGGCTTGTTCGACTGA